In candidate division KSB1 bacterium, the DNA window CGGCACCGGATTTGGTCCGCCCCCTCCTTTCGGCGCCGGCGGCCCGGAGTTCATCGACGCCGCGCTACAAGGCCTCGCGCTTTCCGAAATCCAACAAGCCAAGATCGATTCGATGCGAAACACCCAGCGCGAAAAGCTCGTCGCGCTTTTGCGCCAGCGCCAGAACGGCGAGCTTGATTTTGAAAAATTCCGCTCCGAACACCGCAAGCTGAACGACGAGATGATGCAGCAAATGCAGGATGTTCTCACCACAGAGCAATATAAAAAGCTTGAAAAAACGGTACAACCGCAGCGCCGCCCCCTTCGCGGCTTTCCGCCGCTGCGGCCCGAAGGCGGGACCATGCCCCGGCGCCCTTCGAGGCGAAAGTGAATTTGAGATCTATCTTTTTGAAAAATTTTTGCGTCAAATTCTCATGAGGCCAAAATGAAAAGAGTCGGACTCGGCGTGCTGCTGCTCGTGTTGTTCTTATCCAAACTCGGTTTTGCCGATGAAATTGACAAGGCCAAGCTCGATTCGATTCGCGTGAACTTCGAGGCAAAAGACATCCCCTTGCGCCAGGCGCTACAAAATCTGGTGACGCAAACCAGCCTGCAAATCGTCTACAACGATGGGCTGGTCAACGGCCTGAAGGTGAGCTGTGCGTGCAACAACGTCACGCTGCGCCAGGCGTTGGAGGAATTGCTCAAACCGACGCCGCTCACGTTCGAGGCCATGCCGGACGGCCAAATCGTGATCATCAAGCGCCGGGCCAATTTGAAAGGTTATGTCAAGGCCGCCGAGAGCGGCGAGAATTTGCCGTATGCGAATGTCATGCTCAAAGGCTCCTCGCACGGAACCACCTCCAACGTCAATGGCTATTTCGTGCTCGTCAACGTCCCGGCCGGACTCTGCACGTTGCGCGCAAGTTATATCGGCTACGAAACCGTCGAGTTGCCGATTCACCTCACCGATGGCAAAGAGGCGGTCACGGTGAAGATGCGCCAGCAGGCTTTGCTCGGCGAGGCGGTAACGGTGACGGCGGAGAATTTGCAAACGATGGAAGTGGCGCAGGAGCCGGCGCAAATTCGTATTTCGCCGAAACAAATTTCAACGTTGCCGTCGGTCGGCGAAGTTGATATTTTTCGCTCGCTGCAATTGTTGCCCGGCATCAGCGGCGTGAACGATGGCTCGTCCGGACTTTACGTGCGCGGCGGCACGCCGGATCAAAATCTCGTTTTGTTCGACGGCATGACGATCTATCACGTCGATCATTTTTTCGGTTTCATCAGCGCCTTCAACACCGAGGCGGTCAAAGACGTGCGCGTGTTCAAAGGCGGCTTTCCGGCAAAATTCGGCGGCAGAACCTCGAGCATCGTCGAGCTGACCGGCAAGTCCGGCAGCTTCGATAATTTTCAAGCCGGCGGCAGCGTGAATTTGTTGAGCGGCAGCGCCATCGTGCAAGCGCCGCTCTCCGGCCGCGGCGCCTGGCTGCTTTCGTTGCGGCGCTCTTACACGGATTTTATCAAAAGCGATCTTTACACCAAAATCTACAATTCGATTACCGGCCACAATAAATCCGTCGAGGGCTCAACGACTTCGGAACATTCCACTCCAGCCGGCCCCGGTGGCGGCCCGGGCAGCCGTTTTCAAGCCCTCACGACGACGCCGAATTTTTATTACTACGATTTGAACAGTAAACTGACGTATTCGCTCACGGCTCGAGATCATCTGGCGTTGAGTTTTTATAATGGCCGTGACCATTTGGATCAAGCCCGGGATTTGGGCAATCTCGCTTTTCGCCGCGGCAGCCCGCCGGGCGCCGGACAAGTGCCAACGCGCGTTGGAACGGAGAATTCAACCAAGTGGGGCAACACCGGCGCCAGCGGCAATTGGTCGCGCGTGTGGAACGATCGGCTTTATTCGAGCCTGTTGGCGGCTTACTCGAATTATTCCAGCGAAAGCCGGCGCGGTTTGAATGCCGAAACCGACAATGCGAACACGATCTTCCGCGCTTTCGGTTCATCGGAAGTCAATGAAGTCCGCGATCTCACGCTGCGCTTCGACAATGAATGGCAAGCGCACAAATCCCATCGGCTGGAGTTTGGAACCTGGCTGTCGCGCACGAACGCGACGGTGCGCTTTACCGCCAACGACAGCATCGATATTCTCCGGCGCGATGATGAGGCCGAGCAGGCCGCATTTTATGTGCAGGACAAATGGCAGGTGTTTCGGCCGCTGGAGCTGACGCTCGGCCTGCGCGCCACGAACTACGCGCCGACGCAAAAGACTTATTACGAGCCGCGGGCGTCGCTGCGTTTGAATCTTTGCGCCGGGCTTTCGCTCAAAGGCGCGTGGGGAGAGTATCATCAATTCGTCAACCGCATCACCAACGAAAATGTGCTGGAAGGCAATCGCGATTTTTGGCTGCTGGCGGATGAGCGGCTGCCGCCGAGTTTTGCCGAGCACAAAATCCTCGGCGCGAGTTACGAGAATAAAGATTATGTTTTCGACGTCGAAGCGTATCATAAAGACCTCGCTGGCGTGGCCGAGTTCTCGCAGCGCTTTCGCCGCCCGCCCGAAGCCAGAACGCAAGACCTGTTTTTTCTCGGAAGCGGCGTGGCAAAGGGCATTGAATTCTTGGCACAAAAGAAAAGCGGCAAATTCAATGGCTGGGCGAGTTACACGCTGGCGAAAGTGGAATATAAAATTTTCCCCTTTAATAACGGTGAAGCCTACCCCGCCGATCAGGATCGCCGGCACGAGCTCAAGTTGGTCGGCAATTACGGCTTTGGCAAATGGAATCTTGCGGCGACGTGGGTGCTCGCTTCCGGCGCGCCATACACGGCGGCGGAGAGCCAATATGCCATCATGCTGTTGGATGGCCGCAGGCGCAGCTACATTCACGTGAGCGACAAAAACGCTCATCGCCTGCCGGCGTATCATCGCCTGGACGTGAGCCTCTCGCGCCAATTCACCGGCGCTTTGTTGGATTTGGACTTGGGAATTTCAATCTTCAATTTATACGATCACAAAAACGTGTGGTATCGCGAATATTTGCTGGACACCAACCCGGTGGTCGTGCGCGAAGTGACGACGCTGGGCTTCGTGCCGACGGTGACGCTGCAGGCGAATCTGAAGTAAGCTTTTAAACAAGGACTAACCAAAATAAGGCGCAATAATCTTTCGACGAAGGAGGACGACCATGAACCGAAGAGATCTTTTAAAAAGCCTGGCCACTGCCGGGTTGAGTTCCATTATCCCACTTAACCGAGCGCTGTGCGCCGAAGAAAAAGCCGAAATTCAGCGATTGGCCGCTTCCTGCTTTTTAACGCCGCAAGAAACCGAGGGGCCTTACTATTTCAACCCCAATTTGATCCGGCAAGATATCCGGCAGGATTTGACAACGGGCGTCTTCAAGAGCGGCTTGCCGCTCACGATGAAATTCACCGTCATCAACTTCGATTGCGTTCCGATTCCGAATGTGCTGGTGGATATCTGGCATTGTGATAAGGACGGCGTGTATTCGGGATATGCCGGGCAGCCGGGCGGCATCAGCACAATCGGGCAGAATTTTTTGCGCGGCATTCAAATGACCGACGCGAACGGGCAGTGTTCGTTCCTTTCGATTTATCCCGGCTGGTATCCCGGTCGCGTCACGCACGTTCATTTCAAGGTGCGCATCACTTCCACGACGTATGTGACCTCGCAATTCGCTTTTCCGGATCATGTCAATACCGCCGTTTACACCACGCCGTTGTATGCAGCCAAAGGGCAAAACTCGATCACCAATGCCAGGGACAACATTTTTGGAAGCGCCAACCCCGAAAACCAGGTGATGGCCGTTACAGCCAACGCCGCCACCGGCGGCTATGACGGCGCTTTGACCATCGGCATCAATCTTCCGACAAAAGTCGAAGAGACTAAAGATCAAAATCCCGAAGAATTTTCTTTGTGGCAGAATTATCCGAATCCTTTCAATCCCACAACGAAGATTTCTTACCATTTGCCCACCAGCAGCGAGGTCAAGTTGATCGTGTATGATGTTTTTGGCCGCACCGTGGCGACTCTGGTTGATGAGAAAAAATCGGCGGGAACACACGAGGTCGAATTTGACGCGAGCGGGCTCAGCAGCGATTTCTATTTATATCAGTTGCGCGCGGGAAGTTTTGTTGCAACGAGAGAAATGCTGCTGATCAAATGAGTGTAAGACGTAAGGCGTGAAACGCAAGGTATCATGAAGAGAAAATTTTTTCTTGTATTGACAACGACAGCATGGTTCATGACGCCGGCAACGATCTCGCCGTGCAAGTCGGCGATCGCTTCAAAATTTCGGTCGAACGCAGCAGCCGAATTGCCACGGGTGATACGATCATTCCGGCGCCGCCGCAGAATCCCGTGCTTTCAAAAAGTGAGCTGGTGATCGACACCAGTACGCCGTTCGACACCGCGTCGATCTCGATCAGATGGCAGGGAGAAGACACGTTTTATTTCGTCGTGGTGGAAAAATTGGAGGCCTCGCCAACGCCCATCAATCAAAATCCCTTTCCTGGCGGGCCTCGAGGGCAGTTTCGCTCGTTCCACTCGCGGCCGTTTCGCGAACTCAGCTGCACCGTTCGGCGTTTTGATTTGGCCTGTTTCGGCAATCATCGCGCACGGATTTACAAAGTCAACTCAAGGCTTTTTGCCCTCGATCCACGCCGGCGTGAAGCTGGAGTTTGCCAACCATTGCACCGGTTTGATCATGGAATTAATTGCCTGCGTCGTATGAGTGAAATCTATATGCGCCAGATCATCGTTGGGCTGATGATATTCGGCGTGCAATCCAAAACTGGAAACCGTGTGCGCGATGACGCCGCGCTGGGCGAAGGCAAAATTATCCGAGCGCTGAAAAAAATTTTCTTCGGGATGCGGATCGGCGACCAAACGCGCGCCCTGTTTCGCCAATTCCGGCCCCAAATTGGAGCGCTCGTAACCGGTGAGCCACAGCGTGTTGGCGGGAACTTTCGGATCGGGGCGCCCGATCATCTCAAACTGCAAATCTGCCACAATATGGCTCAAGGGAACCGGCGGGTTGTTGATGAAATGCCGCGACCCATAACCGCCATTTTCTTCGCTGCCAAACAACGCAAAGTAAACCGTGCGCTTTGGCCTCGGCCCGACGCCCAAAACTCTCGCCAATTCCAACACCGCGACGACACCCGAAGCATCGTCATCGGCGCCGTTATAAATGCTGTCGCCGGCAACGGCGCGATTCACGCCGACATGATCGATATGGGCGGACAACACAATGGCCTCTTTTGCCAGCCTCGAATCGTTGCCTTTTAAAACGCCAACCACATTCCAGGTGTGATGGACCTCGGTCGCGCCGGTTCTGCCGCTGAGTTGGATGCGCGTGCCATCCGCAGTTTGTTGCAATTCCTCAACGGCGGCTTCACTCAAAAAAATCACGCTGTGCGAGCTGCGAGAATGATCTGTATCCGAAGGCAGTTGCGGTAATTTCGAGGCCAGCCTCGCCCAGTACGGCTGCCAATCCGGCAGAAGAGGAACGAGAACGGCGGCTGGTTTTTGTTCGACAATCCATGCAATCGACTCGCCGAGGCCTTTGCCGCCCAGATGCTCCGAAGCATTCAAGAGCACCATCGCGCCGGCTTTGACCTGGCGGTTCGCCTCGAGCTTTTGCAGCGGGCCGCCAAACTCCGCCGCTGCCGCTTGCGCCAGCACGATCTCCCTGCCGTGCACCCACTCCGTCGTTTTCCCGTTCGCGCTGAAAACGAGCCGTGGCGCTTCGGTGAAAGATAATTTGCGCAACGTGATGGTTTGCAAAAAAGTTTTTTGCGCGTTGGCCTCGACATCGCCTGCCGGCGCGATGCCGAATTGCCGGAGTTGCGAGGCAACATACTGAGCGGCAATCAGTTCATATTCCGTCATGCTGCCGCGCCCTTTCAAGGCGTCGCTGGCGAGAAATTCCAGATGTGCGCGGACGTTGCGTTCCTGCACCAGCCAGGTTTCATTGCTTGAGGAACTCGGATCGTTTTGAACGTAAGCCAAAGACAGCGCCGCCACGAGCAGCACGGCGGCGACCAACATAATTTTCATCTCGCCTCTCCTTAAACTGGTTTTGAGATTTTATAAAACGACGCCTTCGGCTAAAACGCTTCCCGTGAGATAACGTAATAGATGACTTCGATATTGTTGATGATCATGCGCTTGGCGAACGTCATGCCGCATTTCTCCATGACACGGAACGAGGCGGCGTTCGGCGGATCGGCGCCGGCGTAGATGCGCTCGAAGCCGTGCTCTTCGAAGCCACAGCGGAGCAGCGCTTGCGACGCTTCGGTTGCAAGCCCCTTTCCCCAGTATTCCGGATTGACGCCATAAAGAATCTCGACCTCCGGCGGATCATCAAATAAACGAAAGCCGCAAAAACCGATCACTTCATCCCGATCCTTCGGAAACATCGCCCAAAACCCGAAGCCGCGCTGCGCGAAGCTGGCGATGCTGCTCTCCACAACTGCGGCGGCTTGCTCTTGGGAAATGACAATGTCATCCCACAAATATTTTCGCACGTGCGGATCGGTCCACAGCCGGTGAAGGGCATCCACCTCGTTCATCGTGAACGGCCGCATATTGAGCCGACGGGTTTGAATTTGCAGAACAGCCATATTCATTCTATTACGAATTACGCATTACGCAATAGGTGTCAACAAAGGTAAATATTTTGTCCGCAAAACCTGCACGTGATGCCGCTCATGGCCGGCGATAATGTAGGCGAGCGCGCGCACCGTAACCGGAACGTTGTTGGCCGTGCCGCCTCTGGCAATCGTGGCCGCATCGAAGTTGCGAAAGAGCGCCACCGTTGCCCCCCTCACCCCCAGATATTCCTCGAGAAGATTGGGCAGGGAACGGGCATCGAAATTGGCGGCGCGAACGTAATCGTCCTGCTCGAAACCCGGCAACGGTGTTTCGTCGGCGCGGGCAATGCGCAACGCGCGATAGCTCATGACGCGCTCGGTGTCGATGAGATGGCCGAGCACTTCCTTGATGCTCCACTTGCCCGGCTCGTAGCGGGTTTCAGCTTGCGCCTCGGAAAGGCCGCGCAACAGCGCCAACATGTCGTTCATTTGTTGGATCAACGCGTCGATGAGATCGCCAGCGGGCACGAGCTCGATGTATTTGCCATAATACGGCGCGTATTCGGTGGGCTCAGGCCGCGAGATAGTAAAATTGGACATGAGAAAATTTTTCCTGTTGGTGTTATTTATTTTGCCGGAACCAGCAGCAGCGTTCCGATGACAATGACGATAAAGCCGATCACGTCCAGCAACACGCCGTACTTGATCATGCGCGGCAGCGGAATCAGTCCGGAGCTGTAAACGATCGCGTTCGTCGGCGTCGAGATCGGCAGCATGAATCCCAGCGTCGCAGCCATGCTCGCCGCCAGCGCCGGTTGCAAAGCGTTTTCTCCCGCCATCGCGATAACCAATGGCGCCACCATGTTGACCGAAGCGACATTTGAAGTCAACTCGGAAGTCAGGGTGGCAATGACGACGGCCAGGGCCACTGCGCCATAAGGCGTTGATGGAATCCATTCGGTTACGCCTTTGCCGAGCACATCGGCCAGTCCGGTTTCAAAAACCATCTGGCCGAGCGCAATGCCACCGCCATAAAGCGCCAGCACCGCCCAATCGATTTCCAGCGCGGATTTGAGCGAGATGGTGAACTCGCGCCTGGCAAAATTGACCGGCAGCAAAAAGAGCATAAACGTGCCGAGCAGCGCCGCCACGCTTTCGGGCGCGTATTTGGAAAAATTTTTCGTGAGCGGATCAGCTGCGCCATAGATCACCGCCAAAACTCCCGGCGCGATCCACAACGCGACGGTGACGCTCCACGCGATCAACGTGTTTCGCTCGCCGAGGGAAAGCCTGCCGAGCTGTGCCCGCTCGACAGCAAGCGACTCCCGCACGCCGGATAATTTCTTGACACCAGCCGGACACAAAAAATTAAAATAACAAAATAAGAGCAGATAAAGCACCGCGACGATCGGCAGCCCGAAACTCATCCATTCCAGAAAATGCACGTGGCGGCCGAGCTGCTTTTCGATGAAACCCAAGCCGATCAAATTCGTCGGCGTGCCCACCGGCGTGGCCAAACCGCCGATGGAGCCGGCAAACGCGCCGATCAGCATCATGGCGCTGGCATATTTGCTGCTCACCGCGGCGCCGTTCAACCGCTGCATGGCGTTGATGATCGCCAGGCCGATGGGAAACATCATCGCCACGGTCGCGGTGTTGGAAATCCACATTGAAATCGTGCACGTTGCCGCGCCATAAGCAAACAGGATGCGGCTCGGCTTCTCGCCCACCCAGCGATGCGAGAGCACGGCATAGGCAAAACGGCGATCCAACCCGTGCAGATTGATGGCTCGTGCCAGCACGAACGCTCCGATAAACAAGAACATGATCGGATCGGCAAATGGTGCGAACGCTTTGGCTGCCGGTGCAATGCCGAGCAGAACGACGAGGGTCGGTCCGAGCAATCCGGTCACGGCCAGCGGCAGGGCTTCGGTAATCCACAAACACATCACCAGCCCCATCACGGCGGCGAGCTTGTGCGCTTCCGGCGTGAGGCTCGGCATCGGCGAAAACAGCAGAACGAGAAAAATAATCGGCGTCAAAACGAAACCGGCGCGCTGACGCCAGGCTTCGAAGCGCGCCTCGGCGGTGCTGATTTCAAGGGGCATGAGGTGACCAAGCCTGTCATTCCGTGGGAATTATCATGTACGTTTGCACACCCATCACGATGAAAATGTAGCGCAGAGATCTTGTCTGCATGCAGGCTGGAAGCCTGCGGCATCCTTTGGGCATGCACTCGTTTTTTATGTCATCCCGTGCGTCTTTTTAATTCGCCTGAATTTTTTGTCATTCCACCTCCTCCCAAATCCGCACGTGATTGGTTTCCGGCAAAAAGAGCGCGCCGATGACGAAGGTCATGAGCGCGATGGCGATCGGATAGGCCAGTCCGGCATAGATGTTTCCGGTGGCGGCGACAATCGCCGAAGCGATCAGCGGGGTGAAGCCGCCGAACTCGCCATTGCCCAAATGATAAGGCAGCGACATCGAGGTGTAGCGAATCTTCGCCGGAAACAATTCGACAAGGAACGCGGCGATCGGGCCATAGACCATCGTGACGTAAATCACTTGAATGAAAACCAATGCGGTCAGCATGATCGGATTCAGCGGGTTGGCGAATTTGTGCATGGCCATATAAATCGGCACATACGTGAGCGCGGCAAGCAGGCAGCCGGCCATCATGATTTTTTTGCGGCCCAGCGTGTCCGAGAGTTTGCCAAAGACAATGAAAAACGGCGTGCCGAGGAACAACGCCGCGGAGATAATCAAGTAGGCGGTGACATAATCGACTTGCAGCGCGGTTTGCATAAAGTAAAGCGCATAAAATTGGCCGGTGTACCAGACCACGGCCTGTCCGGCCGTCGCGCCAAATAACGCGAGCAGGATGAGTTTCCAATTGCGCTTGCTGCCGAAACTCTCTTTGATCGGCGCTTTGGAAGTTTTGCCGGCGTCTTTGAGCTTGCTGAACAGCGGCGACTCGCGCAGCTTGATGCGAATATAAAATGAAATTGCCAGCAAAAAAGCCGAAAGCAGAAACGGAATCCGCCAGCCCCATTGCTTGAACGCCGCATCACCGACCGTGAGTCTGGTGCCGAGCACGACCGCGAGAGCGAGAAAGAAACCGAGCGTCGCCGTGGTTTGAATGAAGCTGGTGTAATAACCGCGTTTGTCGTCAGGCGCATGTTCGGCGACATAGGTGGCCGCGCCGCCGTATTCACCGCCGAGCGCCAGGCCTTGCAGCAATCGCAGCAGCACCAAAATAATCGGCGCGGCAATGCCGATTTGCTCGTAAGTCGGCAGCAAACCCACGACGGTCGTCGCGCCGCCCATAATCGTGAGGGTGACGAGAAAGGCGTATTTACGGCCGATCAAATCGCCGACGCGGCCGAAGACAACGGCGCCGAACGGCCGCACCGCGAAGCCGGCGCCAAATGTGGCGAGGCTAGCGAGAAAAGAGGCGGTCGGATTTCCCGACGGGAAAAACAGCGTGGAAAAAAAGACGGCCAACGTACCGTAAAGATAAAAGTCGTACCACTCGATCATTGTCCCGGCTGAGGAGGCGACGATGACCTGCCCGATTTTGTAGTCGGAAATCGTGTTTGATCCGCGCGCAGAAGGAATTGGCGGCGTTTTCATTTCTGTCTCCGTGTTGAAGGTTTCGTTTGCCTCGAATTTTTATGAGGAATGCGGCGTTACGCCAATGTTTTCCGAAAATGAATCGCTCTCGCCACTTCTTCGTAGCCCATGGCAAGATGGGCTTTGAAGCTCGCCTCGTTGTCAAGCTCGCAATCGCTGGCCATTTCCTGGCAGCCTATTTTTCGCGCCCAATTCTCGGCGGCCTCGACTAAAGCGCGGCCGGCGCCTTGCAAGCGCAAATCCGGATCGACGTACCAGCCCTCAATGTAACCGACATTGCGGGTCTCGCAGCCTTCGGCGTAATAGCGAATGCCCGCTTCAAGAAAACCACCGAGTTTGCCGTTGGCGCGTTCAGCGACAAACAGGGCGGTGTTCGCCGGGGTAGCAAGAAAATACGCGTCGATTTCTTTCACGTGATCATCGAACGAGCCCGGCCAAAGCCTATCGCGCATCCGCAGCCACTCGTCGCGGTCGCCGGCTTGTGCTTGACGAATCGTCATCATCATTCAATATCCTCGCTGTTAATCTTTGGTGAGCCAATTTAACAATGTTGCGTCTTAGAAGCAAGGGGGATTTTTGTTTTAAAAAATGAAATAAAAAACCCGTCTCGGTATGATCGAGGCGGGTTTTAATTTTTATATACTGATGGCGCGATGATGAGAAGATCAAAGTCGCTATCGTGGTGGGTATCACCGCGAGTTTGTGAGCCGAATAGGTTTTAATCAAATTTAACAATGCGCCGGCTCAGAAGCAAGTGAGAATTTGTTCGCCTGTAATGTGGGCACTAAATTTTGGCACACCAATGGCACCCCCTCATCATAAAATCGCCCATGGCGTGAGATAAGTCTTGGTTTCGTGTCACCTTGCGGCGCATAGCCGCTGGGTTTCATTCATCATCGTATGACAAAATCGAAATTCATCATGAAAAAGATTACGACATCATTTCCATTCATTTATTGCATTTTGTTCGTAGCCGGCGAGTTGAGCGCGCAAACGTTTACGCCGAAGCCCAATTCGCCCATTGCCAAAGGCGCGCATCCGCGTATTTTCGTGACCGCCGACGGCGTGGCAGCCATGCGCGGCCGCATCAAAAATCACTACAAAACGGATTTTCAAAATTTTATTGACGATCTCGACAATCTCTATAACGTCAACGCCGGCTCCGGCAATCTGGCGGAATGGAATGAACTTTTCGGGGCGACGCGCGCGTTTGCGCTGCTTTATCAGGTCGATCCGGCGACGATTGACGGTGTTCGGGCGAAGCGCACAAAAAAAGAATATGGCCAAAAAGCCATTGAGCTGGGACTTCATCTTGCGCAAAAACTGCCGGATGATTGGGATGATCTGCATCACGGCGCCAGCAATCTGACCACCAGCGAAGGCGGGTTGGCGAGCTTGGCGCTGCAAGTCGTCTATGATTGGACGCACGATTTGTCGACTTTGGAGCAGCGCCGCGCCCTGGCTTCGCGTTTGATCACGATGTGGAACAACCGCTATGATTCCGAGAAAGTGAAATTGGAAAATCATTACGCTGCGAACGTTCACATCTATGCCGGGGCGTTGTGTTTTTATGGTGACGCTGACCTTGGCGCTTCTTTTATGGCGGCCGCCGGGCAAATGATGAACTCGTTTCAAGACGTCTTCATCGAGCGCCAGCTTGGTGTCGCCGCAAAACTTTTTGAAGGATCGAGCGATTGGATGGAAGGCGATTCTTACAGCATGGACGCTTTCACCGGCCTGATGATGCTCGCCGGCGCTGCGGGCAGCGCGCTCGGCGAGAATTTCTTTGCAACCAACCCCTGGCTGCACTTTGCGCCGCATTACATTTATTACAGCCTCATCCCGATGCCGTACAAAGGCGAATATTATATGACACAGCAGAACACCAGCAGCGCCTGGAAAGTCCGCGATCGCACAACCTCGGCGATCATGAACATGGCGGCGGCTTCGCTGAGCGCGGCGGATCCGAATCTCGCGGGGTTTGCGGCCTGGTTTTGTGAAAGAAGTCCGTACGGCCTGCGCGTCGATGATTACGCCTACTACAAGCCGCATCTTTATGACTTCTTTTATAAATTCGTATTCGGAACCAGAATCGTGCCGAAGAAATCACCCGACGAGGCGGGCATTCCGTTGAGTGTTCATCTCGGTCAAATGCACGCGATGCGCTCCGACCACGGCTACGATGAGGCCACGCTCATTCAATTTTTCAGCATGCAATACTGGTATCCGAACGGGCATAATGAAGAGGAGATCGGCTCATTCAATCTGCATCGTTTTGGGCCGCTGGTGATCGCTGCCACTTGCACCAAAAACGCCGGCTCCGGCATTCCACGCGCTGAATCCGGCAAGGGCATGGCGCAAAACAACGTGTTCGGCCTGGGGCCGGACAAGGAACTCGCGCTCGAAAAGGGCAGCATCGGTGACGAGGCCGATACGACGCAAGATTTTCTGATCGGCGCGAACAGCCACATCGGCACGGTGGATGCCCGGGAGTATCAGCCCGGATCTTATGATTACGTAAATTATAACTACACGCGCAGCTACAAGGCCGGCAATAAAACGAAGCTGGCGCGCCGGGCGCTGGTGTATTTGCGCGGCCCGGTCAATCACGAGTTCGTCGTCGTTATGGATCGCGTCGACTCCCAAGAAGAAAAATATTTCGTCATTCATACGCCGGTGGATATCGAAGCCGTGGGAGGAACGTGGAACGCTGCTGGCAAGGGGCATTGGACGAGTGCCGTGAAAACCGTGAAAGTCACCAACCGCATCGATCGCAGCCACGGGCAAATGTA includes these proteins:
- a CDS encoding T9SS type A sorting domain-containing protein; translation: MNRRDLLKSLATAGLSSIIPLNRALCAEEKAEIQRLAASCFLTPQETEGPYYFNPNLIRQDIRQDLTTGVFKSGLPLTMKFTVINFDCVPIPNVLVDIWHCDKDGVYSGYAGQPGGISTIGQNFLRGIQMTDANGQCSFLSIYPGWYPGRVTHVHFKVRITSTTYVTSQFAFPDHVNTAVYTTPLYAAKGQNSITNARDNIFGSANPENQVMAVTANAATGGYDGALTIGINLPTKVEETKDQNPEEFSLWQNYPNPFNPTTKISYHLPTSSEVKLIVYDVFGRTVATLVDEKKSAGTHEVEFDASGLSSDFYLYQLRAGSFVATREMLLIK
- a CDS encoding M20/M25/M40 family metallo-hydrolase, whose amino-acid sequence is MKIMLVAAVLLVAALSLAYVQNDPSSSSNETWLVQERNVRAHLEFLASDALKGRGSMTEYELIAAQYVASQLRQFGIAPAGDVEANAQKTFLQTITLRKLSFTEAPRLVFSANGKTTEWVHGREIVLAQAAAAEFGGPLQKLEANRQVKAGAMVLLNASEHLGGKGLGESIAWIVEQKPAAVLVPLLPDWQPYWARLASKLPQLPSDTDHSRSSHSVIFLSEAAVEELQQTADGTRIQLSGRTGATEVHHTWNVVGVLKGNDSRLAKEAIVLSAHIDHVGVNRAVAGDSIYNGADDDASGVVAVLELARVLGVGPRPKRTVYFALFGSEENGGYGSRHFINNPPVPLSHIVADLQFEMIGRPDPKVPANTLWLTGYERSNLGPELAKQGARLVADPHPEENFFQRSDNFAFAQRGVIAHTVSSFGLHAEYHQPNDDLAHIDFTHTTQAINSMIKPVQWLANSSFTPAWIEGKKP
- a CDS encoding STN domain-containing protein; the encoded protein is MASITRFALLIIFGAALVGAAASRAQPPALDSLRLSLELKDAPLREALQQLVLQTKAQLVYHDAIVAGVKTSCSLKNVTLRQVLEEILTPADLTYHVMDDGLIVIVWRGWMTRPPERQGPPNGTGFGPPPPFGAGGPEFIDAALQGLALSEIQQAKIDSMRNTQREKLVALLRQRQNGELDFEKFRSEHRKLNDEMMQQMQDVLTTEQYKKLEKTVQPQRRPLRGFPPLRPEGGTMPRRPSRRK
- a CDS encoding TonB-dependent receptor produces the protein MKRVGLGVLLLVLFLSKLGFADEIDKAKLDSIRVNFEAKDIPLRQALQNLVTQTSLQIVYNDGLVNGLKVSCACNNVTLRQALEELLKPTPLTFEAMPDGQIVIIKRRANLKGYVKAAESGENLPYANVMLKGSSHGTTSNVNGYFVLVNVPAGLCTLRASYIGYETVELPIHLTDGKEAVTVKMRQQALLGEAVTVTAENLQTMEVAQEPAQIRISPKQISTLPSVGEVDIFRSLQLLPGISGVNDGSSGLYVRGGTPDQNLVLFDGMTIYHVDHFFGFISAFNTEAVKDVRVFKGGFPAKFGGRTSSIVELTGKSGSFDNFQAGGSVNLLSGSAIVQAPLSGRGAWLLSLRRSYTDFIKSDLYTKIYNSITGHNKSVEGSTTSEHSTPAGPGGGPGSRFQALTTTPNFYYYDLNSKLTYSLTARDHLALSFYNGRDHLDQARDLGNLAFRRGSPPGAGQVPTRVGTENSTKWGNTGASGNWSRVWNDRLYSSLLAAYSNYSSESRRGLNAETDNANTIFRAFGSSEVNEVRDLTLRFDNEWQAHKSHRLEFGTWLSRTNATVRFTANDSIDILRRDDEAEQAAFYVQDKWQVFRPLELTLGLRATNYAPTQKTYYEPRASLRLNLCAGLSLKGAWGEYHQFVNRITNENVLEGNRDFWLLADERLPPSFAEHKILGASYENKDYVFDVEAYHKDLAGVAEFSQRFRRPPEARTQDLFFLGSGVAKGIEFLAQKKSGKFNGWASYTLAKVEYKIFPFNNGEAYPADQDRRHELKLVGNYGFGKWNLAATWVLASGAPYTAAESQYAIMLLDGRRRSYIHVSDKNAHRLPAYHRLDVSLSRQFTGALLDLDLGISIFNLYDHKNVWYREYLLDTNPVVVREVTTLGFVPTVTLQANLK
- a CDS encoding GNAT family N-acetyltransferase, whose translation is MAVLQIQTRRLNMRPFTMNEVDALHRLWTDPHVRKYLWDDIVISQEQAAAVVESSIASFAQRGFGFWAMFPKDRDEVIGFCGFRLFDDPPEVEILYGVNPEYWGKGLATEASQALLRCGFEEHGFERIYAGADPPNAASFRVMEKCGMTFAKRMIINNIEVIYYVISREAF
- a CDS encoding DinB family protein; the encoded protein is MSNFTISRPEPTEYAPYYGKYIELVPAGDLIDALIQQMNDMLALLRGLSEAQAETRYEPGKWSIKEVLGHLIDTERVMSYRALRIARADETPLPGFEQDDYVRAANFDARSLPNLLEEYLGVRGATVALFRNFDAATIARGGTANNVPVTVRALAYIIAGHERHHVQVLRTKYLPLLTPIA